One genomic segment of Hordeum vulgare subsp. vulgare chromosome 2H, MorexV3_pseudomolecules_assembly, whole genome shotgun sequence includes these proteins:
- the LOC123429883 gene encoding uncharacterized protein LOC123429883, which yields MYMIGSLMCALLDTHNYKTEQRHSDSSSTLTPPVGLPHPWCVSPQGNLVKEQVDRQDTLEEHRLLDAVKRVYLQHADLRWTFEFLGSYRAFQKLIKKVKRWKRHGRWKWNNIASTSRETSQVLEKLRYEESAKYSCYVVTRGLAVSSCYYRLRLFSRNYLGLKSFLEVVV from the exons ATGTATATGATTGGTTCCCTGATGTGTGCACTTCTTGACACGCACAACTACAAGACAGAGCAACGCCACAGTGATTCTTCTTCCACTCTAACGCCTCCGGTAGGTCTTCCCCATCCGTGGTGCGTCTCTCCTCAAGGCAATCTGGTTAAG GAGCAAGTTGATAGACAGGACACACTTGAGGAACACCGTCTCCTTGATGCCGTTAAAAGAGTTTATTTGCAACATGCAGATCTTAGATGGACCTTTGAATTTCTCGGGAGCTATAGA GCATTTCAGAAGCTGATTAAGAAGGTAAAGAGATGGAAGAGGCATGGTAGGTGGAAGTGGAACAACATAGCATCAACTAGCAG AGAAACTTCTCAAGTTCTTGAGAAGTTAAGATACGAGGAATCGGCAAAGTACTCATGTTATGTAGTGACAAGAG GTTTGGCAGTTAGTTCGTGTTACTACCGATTAAGGCTTTTTAGCAGGAATTACCTGGGTCTGAAAAGCTTCCTGGAAGTAGTGGTGTAG